The genomic segment ATGGAGTCCAGTTTAAGTTGCTGGGCAAAGCCTGTTGGTGGCACCATCAATGGATGGACGGTGGTGCAGTCGCTGATGGGTAGGAGGCATTTCTTGGCTAGAGGTAGTCTGGCAAATAAACTGATTGACCAACCACATGAGCTCTGTGGAGTAAGTGGCAGCAAGATACTGAGTTGCTGGGTCAGTGACAAGATGACAATGTGCATGCTATGGCAGCAAAAGATGTGTTTGGTCTTGTTAGCGATACTATGGGTAAGGTAATGAGCTGTGATATGACAAGCTGCAGTGGAGGCTGGAACCACTGGTTGCCATTGAGATGCTGCGTTGGCTCCTTGCTGTTGCGACATGGGGTTAGTTATGTGCAAATGTACTTTGGCTGTTAGTCTGATTATCTGTGCGATAGTAGCCTATGTTACAGAATAACCTGAGGAATTGGTGTTCTCAGCATGATGGGCTGCTTTTCAACTGATGTTGCCAGATAGAACTGTGACTCCAGTAGTTCGTCAGAATCTTGCTATTGATAATAATGATGCATGGTGCACTTGACCCATTACTTCAATACTGTTAACTAAGTAAATAATATAAACAGTATGTATAATGgaaatttacagtgtagtagatttccatcattattaaatgctTCCAAGTGTAAAGGTTTTGCAAAAGATAGCCAGCCCAAATTCTGTTGTGATATATGGCATAAAGATGACATTTGTAAAAGTTTCTATGTCATATATAGCATATCTACTATACATCTCTGACTTTACTTTCTTCACTTGTTTTATTTTCAGttgaaaaaattttttttttggttaaTATTACGTAAATAATgcaatacatgcatacatacttaaTACTGAAATATGTTCGATAGGAGAGTAATGAATGGAGATCAGATGTGCATGGTCTTTAAAATGATCAGAGAAAATGGTATGAAACAGGCTGTGGAATACTTGGTTACTATCACTTCTAATCCTTCTTCATTGGTCCCTGTACGAAGAGATTTTCGTGATGTTGAATCAGGGGATCATCTTGTTTGCAAGACTACAAGTGGATGGAATGTACATTTTTATGTAGTTGCTATCCTGGGAAAAGGAAAAATCCAGATTGTTGGTACCTTTCTTGAAGGAAACGAAGACCCATTTATAGAAGAAAGGCTAATTTTTCGACCTAAGAAAGCTGAGAAGTTGAAAATCAGAGAAAGAATTCTTCATGAAGCTCAGGTATCAAAGCATAATGATATTAAAAAGGTGTTATATAGGAATACAAGCCACTTTGCTGAAGAAAAGGCACGTTTAGAAATGTATAGAGTACAAAGGAGTTTATATAACTTTTTAGATAACAATTCTGAACACTTTGTTACTTTTATAAAAACAAGTATATCTACATGTCAAACAACTGTAGAGATAgaaaatgttttaaaaaaatttatctttgtAAGTTCTATTGAAAATAACAACATGGAGGCATCAAACCATGCTATTGCAAGTGGTAGTTGGGCTTTACTACTTGTAGCTTTCAAAAATATTATTGCCATTCCAGAGACTGCGACACCTGCTAGACTTGCAGTAAGGGAAGTTCTTCAAGCTGATGATGCAGTGAAGGGGGCCAGTAAGACTGCTGCGCTTCAAGCTACAAAATACACTGTtacagaaacaatgaaaaagggAGGTCAGGTTGCCGCAGTTCAATACGGCAAAGAAGTAGTAATGAAAGGAACAAAAATAGGTACTGTTCAAGCTAGTAAAGGCATAGTCAAAGAAGTTGTCAAAGGAGGAAGTAAAGGAACTACAACTCTAGCTGCAAGCAACATTGCCAAAGAAGTGGTTAAGGGAGGAGGAGGCAAAGGAGGTACAATTCAGGAAACCAAGGGTGTAGTTAAAGGAGGACTCAAAAGAGCTACAACTCAACCAAGCAAGGATGTAGTCAAAGGAAGAGTCAAGGGAGCTACAGCTCAACTGAGCAAGGACATGGTCAAAGGAGGAGTCAAAAGAGTTACAACTCAAGCAAGTAAGGATGTAGGCATCAAAAGAGCTACAACTAAAGTAAACGAGGACGTAGTCAAAGGAGGAGACAAAGAAACTACAGATCAAGCTAGTAAGGGCATAGTCAAGGGGGGAAACAAAGGAACTACTGATCAAGCAAGCAAGGATATAGTCAAGGGAGGATGCAAAGGGACTACAGATCAAGCAAGCAAGGACATTGGCAAAGGGACCACAGATCAAGCAAGCAGGGATATAATCAGGGAAGAATGCAAAGGAAGTACTAATCAAACAAGCAAGGATGTATCCAAGGGAAGATGCAAAGAAACTACTGATCAAGCAAGAAAAGATATAGGAGACAAAGTAACTACAGTTCAAGCAAGCAACGATATAGTCAAAGAAGTGGTCAAAAGAGAAAGCAAAGCAACTACAGTCCAAGCAAGCAAAGATGCAGTCAAAGAAGTAAGCAATAAAGGTACTGCAGGGGAAGGTGTGGCCAAAGCAGTTGCAAAGGGAGGTGCTATTCCTCAGGAGGGAACAGCTACAGAAGCAGATAGTAAAAAATCTGTGGTTAATGCTGCCAAGGATACAGGTTCAATGGTTCTAGTCCAGCCACTCTCAAAAGAAATCCTAAAAGAAGACAAAACTTCAGTCACCCAAAATGTTACAGCAGTGCAGCAAGATGATGATGTAAAGGAGAAAAGGGAAGTATCCATATCTGAAACTACTAAAGATTCATCCAGTACGATTACTCAGCAGGTTTCTGAAGAAGTAGTTAACCAAACAGCAAAAAATGTCACCAGTACCACTGCTAGAAATACAGCTGCAGTTGCAGCTCAACATACCCTCAAAGCAACCGTTGTTGCTCAATTAGCTGTTGAAGGTGCTCTGTATTCTGTACAGATGGGCCGGGCCATATATAAACATATGAAAGGACAAATGGACCAAGAAGAATTTGTGGACTACACTGTGAAGCAAACAGCTACATCAGGTGGTAGTGCAGCTGGAGGAATTAGTGGATCACTAGCAGGTGCTGCAGCTGGAGCCACTTTCGGGTCTATTTTTCCGATAGTGGGCACAGCTGTAGGAAGCTTAGTGGGAGGTGTTGTGGGAGGTATTAGTGGAGGTGTAGGAGGTAGTTTTCTTGGGAAAGAAACTGGTAAAGCAATAACATCAATGTGGAAGGAAAGTAACAAATGGCAAGTTGATATGCAGAATCCTGGAAACATTACAACTACTTCCAATGGTGAACTTGTTGTGCTAGATAGCTCAGCTTCACAAGCTTTCATATTCAGCAGTGGTCTTTCATTGATAAAAATATTAACTTTTACTGGAGAGGGTGAAATTATTAAACCTGAAGGTATCGCAGCAAGTGATGTCATTGCAATCAGTGACAGAAAGAAGCATGTTGTGAAACTGTTTACAATTGAAGGAAAGTACCTATCAACTATAGGCTCCAGATTAGGAAGTAAAGAAGGCCAATTCGATTTTCCACTTGGTGTATGTTTTAACAGCAAGGGAATACTGTATGTAGTAGACTGCTGCAACTTTAGAGTACAGGCTTTTGATACTAAGAAGAACAATGCCTTCTGTGGCATAGTTGGCTCTGAAGGATCTGGTCCTGGACAATTTCAGCATCCAGAGTACATTGCTATAGACAGCAGTGAtcatgtatatgtgactgacGATGGCAGTAATTGCATTAACATGTACAGTGGAGATCATCATTTGTTTGTATGTAAAATTGATTGTAATAGACCATGTGCCATAGCACTTACCCTAGACCACCATTTGATAGCTGGTGATCGTGAGAATAACTGTCTTTACGTGTTTCACCATCCTCATGAAAAAGGCTACCTATTCCAGTTAACTAATGTGCTTGGAAGTAAAGGCTGTGGTAGAGGTGAATTTAATGAAATATGTGGTTTAGCTGTCAATGAGCAAGGTACTGTCTACATAGCAGAGAGTGAAAACAATCGTTTGCAAGTCCTAGGAACTAGTATTTGGAGAAAAGCTATGTTGGAGGCAGCTGCTCATGAGAAGTTGTAATACAGTAGTTACTATAAAACATGAAACATTTCATTATCTACATTTTTGTATATCTCACCCATAGTGTAATGTAGATACAAACATGACATTTTATATGCTGCAGTCATTTCAAAGTTGGTTTACTAATGTATATATTCTGACCATTTACTATGTAACAGTTTTCTGTAAAccaaaatgtgtgaaaattataGTGTGTTGCACTAGTATCTGATGGGCTAACAGCCCTCAAACTGTTACTCGTCGATATTGCCAGGCATTGTGCAATTAAACCTTAAGTGGTGCCTTTGAATGCCAAAGTAGTGTgatatataaaaatgcaagtgGCCTTTTAAAAATTGTAGTTGACAATTTTATGTGACTGATGAAATCTTGCAAAAAGCAGTTGTTCAAACAAGGAATATTAAAGCTCTTAAACTTGTTTCCAATTTTTTGGCTAAATTCTTATTTCTGGACTTGGTACAAAATGGCAACACAATTAGAGTGTATCGTACAAAAAAAGCACCAgcatatattatacatatgACATGGTATTGTGATGGTAATTGTAGGACCTAGTTCCATTGGACCATTTTTGTCAAACATGGAAAATATATTAATGCATTTGACAATTATAAATAATTTccaattaattttgttaatttttCAGCCACACAAAACTTTGCAATATATATATCATgaccataatatatatactccATCTGATGTTACCAAAATTTGAGAATTGTCTTGTGGTTGCATAATAAATATTTGACAAATCAGACAATTTATTGAGTAATTTGATAAGAAATAAAATTGTGATGAAATGGTTCAATATTTGTGTTGTACCACCAAAATATTACGAATTTGAAAATTACAAGAGAATTGTATTTTGTCAAAATTCCCCAATAAAGTTTTGAAGAACGATAAATGTTTACCTGGTACCTTCTATAGCAGGGGTGGTTAGGTGGATCCAGATGTGAGGGGGGAAGGCAAAATACATGTAAGTAGCTATGACAGGGTTTTTAAACTTAATCATTTCAGAGTGAACTGCAACATACACTCCAAACTTCATTCTGTATAATAGCTATATGCACTCATAGCTATGATGCATTGTATCCATGTGCACATCACCCGTAACTATAGCAGTGAATCGTAGTAGCAGCTAGAGCTGAGGTGTCTAAGCATGTATAGGTCCTATAAAGTTGTAGAATAAACTCCAAACAGCAGATTTTGGTGTGTAATTATTTAGGCAACAATTGAATTATTCAATATACATGTTAATGAAACTATGTAACCCTTACACTAAAAACTGATCATGAAGTGTCCCCCCGGACATCAAAATGTACCAATATGGACACCACTATCACCAGTGATGTCTGTATTTGGACACTTCAGCTTTTACAGTGTAACAACAATCACCATAGTATTGCAAAGTGTGCACATTGCAGGAGCAATACATATAACTATAGGTATGTGAAAATCAATACCTTATTTGCAGTGCATTCTGGGAGTGACAACACTGATGAGGGGCTAACTGCCCTTAGTACTTAATATACTTAGTAAGCACATAGGAATACTATTAGTGATGGTCAATATTGCACTAAATACACAAATGGAAAGATTAAACATTATTGGATGATAAGACATTCATGTCATTAACAGCACAACTGATATCATACAAAAAAATTTAGTTCTGTTTGTGTTGTATGTTATGGCACTACAAAACTGTAATGTTAACAAGTTCCATTAGTTACTGTGGACAGTTGGGGTATATTGCAGTAGAGATTGAGTGAATCAGGGTTCATCAGTGCTCCTCTCTCATTCACCTGATCACCAGCTAGTATCTTCTTAATAGCCACCTCAACTTTCTTGCCATTGGTAGTATACTGGATAAGAAacatatcattgttattattgAGGAATATACACAGCATCATAGtggtatgactgttctattagaatgtatgtatgactgttctatttgattTGGGACCATCCTGTACTCTTATATTGGGATAGTTTTGAGATAGCTCTCACTTtttcacctgtgatattaaGTGCAGAAAAATCTGTTTCAAGAGTTTTgcattatatttttaaactgcTGCAACTTTCCAACtatttttgaaaaaaaaaaatttaataaggTATACTTTGTACCTCTGGTAAGACTTTTCTGAGTGCCATTAAACTTACTATATTATGTGGATATTCGGAAACTGGGTATCACATTTGGTATTGGTGTGGAAACACATAACAAAAGACTACAATTTTAATCTAGTAGAACGACCAAATGGTcaaatactctactagaacTCATTTTGGTGAATTCCATATGTTGCACTAacatacatactgcagtatgccaaaaggaacgAAGCAAtattgggctgaagtgatgtcgaacagtgaagccTGTAGTATTAGCTGTTGTCGAATTgtgcttatctgaaggcatcatagaagtcagtcaatagaaaattccactaaatagttttaaaatgatTATTTTGCTTAAGGTTAGCAATAAAGAGCTCAATACTTTTGCCCTCACACAACATTGTGAAATCCAAAGCCATAACAACTTTTCATAGCCGGAGATCGCACATGGTCTATACCTTGCATAACAGATCGGAAAGCCTTATTCTTTGTATATGGCAGCTGGACTTTCAATTGACTGCCTGACAACACACTTTTAGGTAGGGGGTTCCCTTCCTTATAGATACACCCCAACTAGTTTTGAGCTGAATTTTACAGTTATTTACAATAGTATCGTTGTGGATTATTTAGTCATATAAAAGGCCTTTCTCTGTGTGCTTGCTACATGTGTTAACTCACTGGTATGTCAGCTATTTCTAGGATTACACTGGGAACATGTCTTGCTGATAACTCCTTCCTAATTGTTGATTTGATTTGTATTACTAAATCCTCTGTGAATCTGTGAAGAGTACAAGACCCATTTATTGTTTACACATGCACAATGCTATATACACTGAGTTCAAATATTTAATATGGTTGTACTGTGCATATTTAAAGCTGGATATTTTATTAATTAAGGGCAGTTTCCCAGAGATAATTGCGTATACAATAATAGTCAGGAATTAGTCATTTTAAAGTAAAGTAGtcaatttccaatacaacagcACTGACCACTCTTGTAAAGCTGTGTTTAATAATACATTAGGGCTGGCTGTAGATATCTACATTTAAAACATATAAAGTTTTTCTTTCACTTTGCAGATAATTCCCACCATACACTTACCTGTAAAATAAGTGCAATACAAATCTGTTGAACATTGGAAGTATACACGGTGTATGGGTAACAATGGAGGGATTTTCTTACAATGCAGTGACTATTAAAGTACAGTACAACTATAGCTTTAGGAAGGTGTTGCAATGTTTACATATACATACCTTCCTCCTTTTGCCATCTTCACAAACAATATCACTCTCTCATCACCATCCACTTGCTGGCCAACACAAACACTGTCTGAGATATCTGATAACTTTTCCACTACAGAAAGTATTCACAAGTACTGTAGTGCTACTATGAACTCACCAATGTCGTACAATTCTGCTGTACCAAATCGAACCCCACTTGGATTAAGTGTACCATCACTGTGTATAAAGAAAATGTGTGAGCTCTATATCAAAATGTTGAATGACAGGGCTAACACAAAGGCTCAGCTGGGTCAGTGAGGAGCCAGTTATCTGAGGCCCactctagatactctaataaagcagtcaccctaatacaacagccatgttcatttactctaatagaacagtcacatgtgtacacCTGTATATTATAGTCATTTGTTGTTGGCATGTCAACCATCACTCATAtaatatcttgtttcactactgtagtttttattgcttggattcttACTTTACTTTttatattaataatttttaagtaCACTAGGCTATCACTTCCAAAACTGTCATtgacacatacactgtacaagaTGCACCTGGGTCCATGGTACACTcccacacatgcacaaacagaCAGAGAAGTGTGTGCACCTTCTTCCAAGCATAAGGATTCCACCAGTATGAGAGTTGATCAAGCAGTAGTCACCATGATGCCAGATTCCTATTGGAGAGTACAACCACAACACAATACTACATCATCTGTTCCTGTACATCATGAACAAGTGATACTTAATAAGTTAACATATGACATTTTACCAAACAATCTTTTCCCACCTGGATATTTGGAGAAGTATGCCTTCCTATATTTTGCACCATCTGGATCATTCCAGAAGTGAGAAGGCATGGAAGGGAATGGTCTTGTACACACCAGCTCTCCACTAGCATCCAAGACAGGCCTCCCTGTTGGGATATAATAAATTTATATTTCACTGGTACGTACGGTACAACCTGTAATTAGAGCATGTAATAAGATTACATGTATGTTAAGTAATGTATGTACAAAATTAGATTCTGCTAGAATTAGATTCTGCTAGAGCTTTGTATTAAATGCCCAAAACACTGTACTTGTTAGAGCAATAGAGAAGTCACAATATATCCAGATCATCTTACCCTCTTCATTCCAGCATTCCATTGCCATCCCCAGATTTCTAGACTGGATTTGACCACGGTACACTGGTACGGTTGGATTTTGCCCAGCAAAGCATGAGATGATATCTGTCCCACCTAACAAAGTGAAATACCATTAGTCCAACATCTGTGATGAGAAGTGTGCATTTACTACCTAAGTCTCTTAGATCTGTAGGTTAAAAAACCGAGATGAATTACAGAACTTTGGGTACAACAAGTAAGGAATACTGCATCTCTGGGTATGTATATGTAACACTCCAGGTTTCTCATGACTTCGCTGTAGTAGCTACAACTTCTAATTCCCCTTAGCAACAACTCATTATTTAAAAGAGGGTGGGACTATTGCATGGACACGCACATGACATCACCCGCATTACATACATATGCGCAGGGCCGCCGAGAGGAtttagggggcccagggcaaatttAGAATGTGGGGCCCTTATAACCCATAATTTTCAAACAGACACAAGAACAAGCTTGGCTAAGTAGCTACTAGACTACAACAAAAGCAAACTAGCTACTAACTGATAAGCTTATTAATAGTTTTAGCATGCAAACCAAGCTAGGGGGTATgcccccaaggaaatttttgaaaattatagaCTCTCTGAGATTGAATAAGAGAGCAGTTTTACTAGAACAAGCTTAGCTAACTCTAGCTACTAGGCTACAAgctaccatatagtaaaaaactttggcagtaaaaaagtgtgatgaaacccctctgttgaaaaaatttgcagaaaaaaactttggcgattgaaatactattcgccaaagtttttactcaACGGTACATAAGGATAACGACAAGGTGttaactcatcagttaagtagtgtagtaagtgtataggtagctagtattgtttttgtagcagtacttttgtagctactgatctaacgacATGCTAGCAAAGGCGTGCTTCACTACCTCCTGCGATACTGAGAGCAATCGTATTCACTTtatcagtagcagaggttatcacgtatatcaaagtatttggccaaatccatcgcgAGACGATGTTAACTTGTATCTCAGAGTACTCAGTAGGGTGGTGCCGCTCTAAGTGCTTCGACAAATTAGTTGTGTTTTTTGAGTAACCAATTTTAGCACTGCAATTCAGCACT from the Dysidea avara chromosome 13, odDysAvar1.4, whole genome shotgun sequence genome contains:
- the LOC136242404 gene encoding uncharacterized protein, giving the protein MAVANTNFEADFSSHILTDVNESGAENYRGGPADVIIIDLCWKGRRYDGKKLRQPIILSDSSAENSKCILARFCKEIKLLSQMKHDNVVLFVGVYCYKPNESTVDSLTLPVLVMERMPFSLTQYINAFQHIPEADIIDIMCNVATGLTYLHEDKMVVHCDLSSNNILLTSGFSAKIANFGSAQSTNKSGVCHSTTHLVMQPGTPDFMPPEALTDPPCYTVSVDVFSFGCIVIHLTTCQWPTPVGNFYEVSELDRRQSFISMMGDSHLLLPIVKQCLGSQGKRPSCKDLLLSLANSKTPKKRVMNGDQMCMVFKMIRENGMKQAVEYLVTITSNPSSLVPVRRDFRDVESGDHLVCKTTSGWNVHFYVVAILGKGKIQIVGTFLEGNEDPFIEERLIFRPKKAEKLKIRERILHEAQVSKHNDIKKVLYRNTSHFAEEKARLEMYRVQRSLYNFLDNNSEHFVTFIKTSISTCQTTVEIENVLKKFIFVSSIENNNMEASNHAIASGSWALLLVAFKNIIAIPETATPARLAVREVLQADDAVKGASKTAALQATKYTVTETMKKGGQVAAVQYGKEVVMKGTKIGTVQASKGIVKEVVKGGSKGTTTLAASNIAKEVVKGGGGKGGTIQETKGVVKGGLKRATTQPSKDVVKGRVKGATAQLSKDMVKGGVKRVTTQASKDVGIKRATTKVNEDVVKGGDKETTDQASKGIVKGGNKGTTDQASKDIVKGGCKGTTDQASKDIGKGTTDQASRDIIREECKGSTNQTSKDVSKGRCKETTDQARKDIGDKVTTVQASNDIVKEVVKRESKATTVQASKDAVKEVSNKGTAGEGVAKAVAKGGAIPQEGTATEADSKKSVVNAAKDTGSMVLVQPLSKEILKEDKTSVTQNVTAVQQDDDVKEKREVSISETTKDSSSTITQQVSEEVVNQTAKNVTSTTARNTAAVAAQHTLKATVVAQLAVEGALYSVQMGRAIYKHMKGQMDQEEFVDYTVKQTATSGGSAAGGISGSLAGAAAGATFGSIFPIVGTAVGSLVGGVVGGISGGVGGSFLGKETGKAITSMWKESNKWQVDMQNPGNITTTSNGELVVLDSSASQAFIFSSGLSLIKILTFTGEGEIIKPEGIAASDVIAISDRKKHVVKLFTIEGKYLSTIGSRLGSKEGQFDFPLGVCFNSKGILYVVDCCNFRVQAFDTKKNNAFCGIVGSEGSGPGQFQHPEYIAIDSSDHVYVTDDGSNCINMYSGDHHLFVCKIDCNRPCAIALTLDHHLIAGDRENNCLYVFHHPHEKGYLFQLTNVLGSKGCGRGEFNEICGLAVNEQGTVYIAESENNRLQVLGTSIWRKAMLEAAAHEKL